A single Halarcobacter anaerophilus DNA region contains:
- a CDS encoding ExbD/TolR family protein, with translation MRKFPHNNTVKEETEINLTPMLDVVFIMLIFFIVTTSFVKETGVDINRPSAATSEQKSKANILIAIKSNGEIWIDKRMVDLRAVRANIERLKADSTHNSVVVQSDIEAKTGVLVKVMDQIRLAGITNISLSTLKN, from the coding sequence ATGAGAAAATTTCCCCACAACAACACGGTAAAAGAAGAGACAGAAATAAACTTAACTCCAATGCTTGATGTTGTTTTTATTATGCTTATATTTTTTATTGTAACTACCTCTTTCGTAAAAGAGACGGGAGTAGATATAAACAGACCTAGTGCAGCAACAAGTGAACAAAAATCTAAAGCAAATATTTTAATAGCTATTAAAAGCAACGGTGAAATCTGGATTGATAAAAGAATGGTAGATTTAAGAGCCGTAAGAGCAAATATAGAAAGACTTAAAGCAGACAGTACGCATAACAGCGTAGTCGTACAATCGGATATAGAAGCAAAAACAGGAGTGCTTGTAAAAGTTATGGATCAAATCAGACTAGCAGGTATAACAAATATCTCTTTATCTACATTAAAGAATTAA
- a CDS encoding MotA/TolQ/ExbB proton channel family protein, with product MIDIYLDNLSSFFDKGGVVLYIVFFIAIFLWTLLLDRYVYLYFGYKKYRNELLKNLKPSLYEEKFKTAIKEYLVEDGKQRLKTGLSFIKTLIIVCPLVGLLGTVTGMIEVFDVMAIQGTSNVKAMANGVSMATIPTMAGMVIALSGILFEKRLEVSIKYQTEKLYLDISKVL from the coding sequence ATGATTGATATTTATTTAGATAATCTTTCCTCTTTTTTCGATAAAGGCGGAGTTGTATTATACATAGTCTTTTTCATAGCAATTTTTCTATGGACACTTCTTCTTGACAGATATGTATATCTATATTTTGGATATAAAAAATATAGAAACGAGCTTTTAAAAAATCTTAAACCCTCTTTATATGAAGAGAAGTTTAAAACAGCTATTAAAGAGTATTTGGTAGAAGACGGAAAACAAAGATTAAAAACAGGTCTTAGTTTTATAAAAACACTTATTATCGTTTGTCCTTTAGTGGGTCTTTTAGGAACTGTTACGGGAATGATAGAAGTTTTTGACGTAATGGCAATTCAAGGTACAAGTAATGTAAAAGCAATGGCAAACGGTGTATCTATGGCAACTATTCCGACTATGGCTGGAATGGTTATTGCTTTAAGCGGTATTTTATTTGAAAAAAGATTGGAAGTATCTATTAAATACCAAACAGAAAAATTATATTTAGATATTTCAAAGGTTTTATAA
- a CDS encoding MotA/TolQ/ExbB proton channel family protein, giving the protein MTKYFLIFLLSVNSLFSLDLNNLLKDIQNDASVQIKEEQKRLNEFKENESKQKQLLNEAKAILSKESKKSERLKTTLDKNEELLMEKETLLNQKMGDLGEMFGSVRQTSADFLTNFQASLTASHNPQKEEVFEEFANSKKLPNIKQLENLWHGMLEEIVRSGNVEKYNANLILSNGDRVNQEVTRVGLFSAKSDGKYFDYSNDMKALVELSTQPSTSLGSSDDTFVIDPTRGTLFELLNNQPTLMNRIQQGGVVGYIIIFLGVIGLLFAFYKMVVLNLVFTKMKKQIKSLDAPSDNNPLGKVINIFNKYKNHDLNDLEVKMAETILKETNRVKKGQSFVKLLSAVTPLLGLLGTVTGMIATFQAITLFGTGDPKLMAGGISTALITTVLGLVAAIPLLFSYTYISSKSGRIVSILEEQGMGMLAKSL; this is encoded by the coding sequence ATGACTAAATACTTCCTAATTTTTTTATTATCTGTAAATTCCCTTTTCTCTTTGGATTTAAACAATCTTTTAAAAGATATTCAAAATGATGCATCTGTTCAAATAAAAGAAGAACAAAAAAGACTTAACGAGTTTAAAGAAAACGAGAGTAAACAAAAACAGCTTTTAAACGAAGCTAAAGCAATACTTTCAAAAGAGTCTAAAAAATCTGAACGATTAAAAACAACTCTTGATAAAAACGAAGAACTTTTAATGGAAAAAGAGACTCTATTAAATCAAAAAATGGGAGATTTAGGAGAGATGTTCGGTAGCGTTAGACAAACATCTGCTGATTTTTTAACAAACTTCCAAGCTTCTCTTACAGCATCTCATAATCCCCAAAAAGAAGAAGTTTTCGAAGAGTTTGCAAATTCTAAAAAGTTACCTAATATAAAACAGCTTGAAAATCTTTGGCACGGAATGTTAGAAGAAATAGTAAGAAGCGGAAATGTAGAAAAATATAATGCAAATCTTATCTTAAGCAACGGAGACAGAGTAAATCAAGAAGTTACAAGGGTAGGATTATTCAGTGCAAAATCAGACGGCAAATATTTTGATTACTCAAACGATATGAAAGCATTAGTTGAATTAAGTACACAGCCTTCGACAAGTTTGGGAAGCTCTGATGATACTTTTGTAATAGATCCTACAAGAGGAACTTTATTTGAACTGTTAAATAACCAACCTACTTTAATGAATAGAATCCAGCAAGGTGGAGTTGTAGGATATATTATTATATTCTTGGGAGTTATAGGATTATTGTTTGCTTTTTATAAAATGGTAGTTTTAAACCTTGTTTTTACAAAAATGAAAAAACAGATAAAAAGTTTGGATGCTCCAAGCGATAACAATCCTTTAGGAAAAGTTATAAATATTTTCAATAAATACAAAAATCATGATTTAAATGATTTAGAAGTAAAAATGGCAGAGACTATTTTAAAAGAGACAAACAGAGTAAAAAAAGGTCAAAGTTTCGTAAAACTTTTATCTGCCGTTACTCCTTTACTTGGTCTTTTAGGAACGGTTACGGGAATGATTGCAACTTTCCAAGCTATTACTCTGTTTGGAACAGGTGATCCAAAACTTATGGCAGGAGGAATTTCAACAGCACTTATTACAACAGTATTGGGTCTTGTTGCGGCAATTCCTCTTCTATTTTCATATACATATATCTCATCAAAATCGGGAAGAATCGTCTCAATTCTTGAAGAGCAAGGTATGGGAATGTTAGCAAAAAGTTTATAA
- a CDS encoding DUF3450 domain-containing protein: MHYNRIFFVLLLLSSFAFSNQIDKSINVIEKTNQKLEKYQKQINYHDEKKEQLFQEYKYVNQEIKATKNYNKQLQNVITSQEEELKNLEEQIIDIEETQKNIYPLMEKMIKSLKRLVELDTPFLLDERKSRIKRLEESLARSDIKTPEKFRIILEAFKIEYDYAKNIETYQEESEDKTYNFLRLGRVALYKQSLDLKDYYVWNNEIRGWDEIEDSNTKSNIRKGIKIAKKQENVSLLELPFKIQGASND; this comes from the coding sequence ATGCATTACAATAGAATTTTCTTTGTTTTGTTACTTCTAAGCAGCTTTGCTTTTTCCAACCAGATTGATAAGTCAATTAATGTAATAGAAAAGACTAATCAAAAGTTAGAAAAGTATCAAAAACAAATCAACTACCACGATGAAAAAAAAGAGCAGTTATTTCAAGAGTATAAATATGTAAATCAAGAGATAAAAGCCACAAAAAACTATAACAAACAACTACAAAACGTTATAACTTCCCAAGAAGAAGAGTTAAAAAATTTAGAAGAGCAAATTATAGATATTGAAGAGACTCAAAAGAATATCTATCCTCTTATGGAAAAAATGATTAAAAGTTTAAAAAGACTTGTAGAGTTGGACACTCCGTTTTTACTTGATGAAAGAAAAAGCAGAATAAAAAGATTAGAAGAGAGTTTGGCAAGATCAGATATAAAAACTCCCGAAAAATTCAGAATTATTTTAGAAGCCTTTAAAATAGAGTATGATTATGCAAAAAATATTGAAACCTATCAAGAAGAATCAGAAGATAAAACATATAACTTTTTAAGACTAGGAAGAGTTGCTTTATATAAACAATCACTTGATTTAAAAGATTATTATGTTTGGAACAATGAGATTAGAGGTTGGGATGAAATTGAAGACTCAAATACGAAATCAAATATCAGAAAAGGTATAAAAATAGCAAAAAAACAAGAAAACGTATCATTGCTTGAATTGCCTTTTAAAATCCAAGGAGCTTCAAATGACTAA